One region of Haloprofundus salilacus genomic DNA includes:
- a CDS encoding polysaccharide pyruvyl transferase family protein, with amino-acid sequence MTKVGIITFHNNENRGAILQGYSLCRALKQTLSANVDIIEYRTASKERLRRNKLILNKRPWTISTRLKDRHIVENFINSKLPTSTKSLVTDDHKQAVAWIEEQNYDVLVTGSDEVWKVISEGSGGAFSRFFPNRPFPNLYLLDPEISATKVAYAASANKTDLDRLESETKNTLQAHISAYDFVSVRDRHTERLVNSLGIEDVHRVPDPTLLIDLPKGDAATILTENGIDLDKPILGIHSHEMSPFDSICEHYRERGYQIVAPATSPYADLELVGKVDPFEYFAMYEHFDMVVTTSLHSTIFSLKNRTPFVTIDVDSIYAELESKTYSLLEDFSFSERHINAVNGNYTGLIDRVEKLERSLDEDHIENCIEEQQERGIEFLEQIQVTHGVHN; translated from the coding sequence ATGACTAAAGTCGGAATTATCACATTCCATAATAATGAGAACCGGGGGGCGATTCTACAGGGCTATTCTCTCTGTCGCGCTCTCAAACAGACGCTTTCAGCAAATGTAGACATTATTGAGTATCGAACTGCTTCTAAAGAACGACTGCGGCGAAATAAGCTCATACTGAATAAACGCCCTTGGACGATTTCGACACGTCTCAAAGATCGTCACATTGTCGAAAATTTCATAAATTCAAAATTACCTACGAGCACCAAGTCTCTTGTTACTGATGATCATAAACAAGCTGTAGCATGGATTGAGGAGCAAAATTACGATGTGTTAGTGACAGGGAGTGACGAGGTCTGGAAAGTCATTTCCGAGGGAAGTGGTGGAGCTTTCTCCCGCTTTTTCCCGAACCGTCCTTTCCCCAACCTCTACCTTCTTGACCCGGAAATCTCGGCAACAAAGGTAGCATACGCCGCCTCTGCGAATAAAACTGATCTCGATCGCCTTGAGTCAGAAACCAAAAATACGCTTCAAGCTCACATTTCAGCATATGATTTCGTTAGTGTCCGAGACCGTCATACGGAGAGGTTAGTTAATAGTCTAGGAATTGAGGATGTGCATCGGGTGCCCGATCCGACTCTCCTCATCGACCTTCCGAAAGGCGATGCGGCAACAATCCTCACCGAAAATGGAATTGATCTCGACAAACCAATTCTCGGAATTCACAGCCATGAGATGTCTCCCTTCGATTCTATCTGTGAGCACTATAGAGAGCGAGGGTACCAAATCGTCGCACCCGCCACGTCGCCGTACGCGGATTTAGAACTCGTCGGAAAGGTTGATCCTTTCGAATATTTCGCGATGTACGAACACTTCGATATGGTCGTTACAACTAGCCTCCACTCTACGATTTTTAGTCTAAAGAACCGAACTCCATTCGTCACAATTGACGTGGATAGCATCTATGCTGAGCTTGAGAGTAAGACTTACTCTCTGCTTGAAGACTTCTCGTTTTCGGAACGCCACATCAACGCCGTCAACGGGAACTACACCGGACTAATTGACCGAGTCGAAAAACTCGAACGGTCGCTTGACGAGGACCACATCGAAAACTGTATAGAAGAACAACAGGAACGGGGAATTGAATTCCTTGAACAGATTCAGGTCACCCATGGAGTGCATAACTAA
- a CDS encoding sulfatase, with the protein MTTDRLENIILLSADALRADHLSCHGYHRETSPILDELASESLHFTNAYSVSSHTREAVPALLTGKYPDVAIGSDYRLATDTVASTLSKEGFATGGFHSNPFVSRAYGFDSGFDKFDDDLHLGQHKLIALAQRAFDKLRNRHYARAGEINDRSLEWVDSLDSEQPFFLWNHYMDTHGPYEPPGEYATLYRDESISDREAASLYQRAIKDPKSITDEERQLLVDLYDAEIRYNDERIGEFLEELRDRGLFERSLLVFTADHGDAFGEHGYYEHPRYLHNEITHVPLVVRAPGVESDIVETPVSTLDVVTTIKSELGRESGSDGTSLLGEVSGDRTVFLQARGEKEHSHVRRYAARTLDGSCFCERDRETEAVTFGECSSRSLREKLEVHVEGRVRFENGEMVSESDEVDEEIERRLSALGYK; encoded by the coding sequence ATGACGACGGACCGTCTAGAAAACATTATCCTGCTTTCGGCCGACGCTCTCCGTGCTGACCATCTCTCTTGCCACGGATATCATCGAGAGACATCACCTATATTAGACGAACTCGCGTCGGAGTCGCTGCACTTCACGAACGCCTATAGCGTGAGTTCGCACACGCGTGAGGCGGTACCGGCACTCCTGACGGGTAAATACCCCGACGTCGCAATCGGCTCCGATTATCGCCTCGCGACGGACACAGTCGCCTCAACGCTCTCTAAGGAGGGGTTCGCAACCGGTGGCTTTCACTCGAACCCCTTTGTCTCGCGGGCATATGGATTTGATAGTGGGTTTGACAAATTCGACGATGACCTCCACCTCGGTCAGCACAAACTAATTGCATTGGCGCAGCGGGCGTTTGACAAACTCCGGAACAGACACTACGCCCGTGCCGGGGAGATCAACGACCGGTCGCTGGAGTGGGTGGATTCGTTGGACTCAGAGCAGCCGTTCTTCCTCTGGAACCACTACATGGATACCCACGGCCCGTACGAACCGCCGGGGGAGTACGCGACGCTGTACCGAGACGAGAGCATTTCCGACCGTGAGGCGGCCTCGCTGTACCAGCGGGCGATCAAAGATCCAAAGTCGATCACGGACGAAGAGCGCCAGTTGTTGGTGGATCTGTACGACGCAGAGATTCGCTATAACGACGAGAGAATCGGGGAGTTTTTGGAGGAACTTCGCGATCGAGGGTTGTTCGAGCGCTCGTTACTGGTGTTCACTGCGGACCACGGAGACGCGTTCGGCGAGCACGGATACTACGAGCATCCGCGGTATCTGCACAACGAGATTACGCACGTTCCGCTGGTGGTTCGTGCACCCGGTGTGGAGAGTGATATCGTCGAGACACCAGTGAGCACACTGGACGTCGTGACGACGATTAAGTCGGAACTGGGGCGTGAGAGCGGTTCAGATGGCACGTCGTTGCTCGGTGAAGTCTCGGGCGATCGGACGGTGTTCCTCCAGGCTCGCGGGGAGAAGGAACATAGCCACGTTCGTCGGTACGCGGCACGAACGCTCGACGGATCGTGTTTCTGTGAGCGTGATCGGGAGACTGAGGCGGTTACATTCGGCGAGTGTTCGAGTCGATCGCTTCGAGAGAAACTGGAAGTGCACGTCGAAGGACGGGTTCGGTTCGAGAACGGCGAGATGGTGTCGGAGTCGGATGAGGTGGACGAGGAGATCGAACGGCGGTTGAGCGCGCTGGGGTACAAGTAG
- a CDS encoding glycosyltransferase family 2 protein, with amino-acid sequence MSTDTPNSNLLENSNGAAQYASNGRTAYEGDHPGDKYLVDEDSAQPPELTIVMPTLNEEQGIAECIRRIKNALVEMEMTGEIVVSDSSTDRTPEIAESLGARVVVPDKPGYGYAYMYAFERARGDYIAIGDADCTYDFEELPKLYELVANGDADMAMGSRLEGEILPGSMPKLHQHIGNPLLTKFLNVFYRAGVSDAHSGMRVFSREALETMDLKSTGMEFASEMIMEAGAKDLTIEEIPITYHPREGEATLESFSDGWRHVKFMLVNAPGHLFSIPGMVLGVVGMLVMGLAYTSVPVGPFSLGLNSMIAGSLLTLVGYQVASLGAFATVASDPIQKANDPFTTWLTQRVSLERGATIGLGVFGVGAAYAALVIGRWFGSGFATVPVAEANIVAFTAIILGIQVIFGSFFLSSVAE; translated from the coding sequence ATGTCAACCGACACACCAAACAGCAACTTACTCGAAAATTCAAACGGAGCCGCACAGTACGCCTCCAACGGACGCACCGCATACGAAGGAGACCACCCAGGCGACAAATATCTCGTCGACGAAGATAGCGCCCAGCCTCCAGAGCTAACTATTGTTATGCCGACGCTCAACGAAGAGCAAGGCATTGCAGAGTGCATTCGTCGAATCAAAAACGCGCTCGTCGAGATGGAGATGACTGGCGAGATCGTCGTCAGTGATAGTTCGACTGATCGAACGCCCGAGATTGCAGAATCACTCGGCGCACGTGTCGTCGTCCCAGATAAGCCGGGATACGGCTATGCGTACATGTACGCCTTCGAGCGTGCCCGTGGCGACTACATTGCTATTGGGGATGCAGATTGTACGTACGACTTCGAGGAGTTGCCGAAGTTGTACGAACTCGTGGCGAACGGTGACGCTGATATGGCCATGGGAAGCCGTCTTGAGGGAGAGATTCTCCCTGGGTCGATGCCGAAGCTTCACCAGCATATTGGCAATCCGTTGCTGACGAAATTCCTCAATGTCTTCTATCGTGCTGGCGTCAGCGACGCCCACAGTGGAATGCGCGTCTTCTCTCGAGAAGCGCTTGAGACGATGGATCTCAAATCCACTGGCATGGAGTTTGCCTCCGAGATGATCATGGAAGCTGGTGCGAAGGACCTGACTATCGAAGAAATCCCGATTACGTACCATCCTCGTGAGGGTGAGGCAACCCTCGAGAGTTTCTCGGATGGCTGGCGGCACGTGAAGTTTATGCTCGTGAATGCCCCGGGCCATCTGTTCTCGATTCCAGGGATGGTTCTTGGAGTGGTTGGGATGCTCGTGATGGGGCTTGCATACACGAGCGTCCCGGTTGGTCCGTTCTCGTTGGGTCTCAATTCGATGATTGCCGGAAGTTTGCTGACGTTGGTTGGTTACCAGGTAGCGAGTCTCGGAGCGTTTGCGACAGTTGCAAGCGATCCAATTCAGAAGGCGAATGATCCGTTCACAACGTGGTTGACGCAGCGGGTCAGTCTCGAGCGTGGAGCTACGATTGGGCTTGGCGTCTTTGGAGTCGGTGCAGCATATGCAGCGCTCGTTATTGGGCGATGGTTTGGAAGCGGCTTTGCCACAGTGCCTGTTGCAGAAGCCAATATCGTGGCATTCACCGCGATTATCCTCGGGATTCAGGTGATCTTTGGATCGTTCTTCCTCAGTTCGGTGGCAGAATGA
- a CDS encoding alkaline phosphatase family protein — protein MEEHNHNLINGGREICLIGLDGLGWAEIEPWVENGTLSNLRGIREDGTATDLTSTHPPWTPCAWPSFLSGRNPGAHGVFDFFTREGYDKRLVERPDVDVPYLFEAADAEGLTPVVVNYPVTHLAPKLENGAIVPGYLASEDVTFYPDHLREEYEAEYGEYVIYPEYGKDDNAVEGYVDVARHRRDMSRFLDERYDWDLLAVQFQVTDSIFHDLDDRDQIRQVLEKVDQFVGDIIDLGDDDPDVFVASDHGMGDYEWTFYVNSWLAENGYCKTTTGEGQYFRQAKADLKGETDNKNPNGVKLFVEATTSALTHIGLSPQRIHRGLGAVGLDKAVERLLPEDVLVAAQNQIVDHENSTAYQLLFNSLGVHLNVEGREPNGKVTTDEYDDIRQKLIDELSKIRDPDGKLVFDDVLPREEVYQGKYLEDAPDILLVPRDYQYDVSGSIVDTFRRNPHKNHKPEGILLSNRELDVDPEDGASIYDIAPTVAAALGLPLDAKTDGQVLGPFEEPDKVVDWDELAGEYREMSGADDGPTDSVEDRLADLGYME, from the coding sequence ATGGAAGAACACAATCATAACTTAATAAATGGTGGAAGGGAGATATGTTTAATCGGCCTCGACGGTCTAGGCTGGGCCGAAATCGAACCGTGGGTCGAGAACGGCACGCTGTCGAATCTACGGGGCATTCGTGAGGACGGAACGGCGACAGACCTCACGAGCACCCATCCGCCTTGGACTCCCTGTGCTTGGCCGTCGTTCCTCAGTGGACGCAACCCGGGCGCACACGGTGTCTTCGACTTCTTCACCCGTGAGGGCTACGACAAGCGACTCGTTGAACGCCCCGATGTTGACGTTCCGTACCTGTTCGAAGCAGCCGACGCGGAAGGACTAACGCCGGTCGTCGTCAACTACCCTGTTACCCACCTGGCCCCGAAACTCGAAAACGGTGCGATCGTTCCGGGCTACCTCGCGAGCGAAGACGTCACGTTCTACCCAGATCACCTCCGGGAGGAGTACGAGGCGGAGTATGGGGAGTACGTCATCTATCCGGAGTACGGAAAGGACGACAACGCCGTTGAGGGCTACGTCGACGTCGCCCGACATCGCCGAGATATGTCTCGCTTCCTCGACGAACGATACGACTGGGACCTCCTCGCAGTCCAGTTCCAGGTTACCGATTCCATCTTCCACGATCTCGACGACCGAGACCAAATCCGACAGGTCCTTGAAAAAGTTGACCAGTTCGTCGGCGACATCATCGACCTTGGCGACGACGACCCAGACGTATTCGTCGCTTCCGATCACGGGATGGGCGACTACGAGTGGACTTTCTATGTAAACTCCTGGCTCGCCGAAAACGGGTACTGTAAGACGACCACCGGAGAGGGACAGTACTTCCGGCAAGCGAAGGCCGACCTCAAAGGTGAAACGGATAACAAGAACCCTAACGGAGTCAAATTATTCGTCGAAGCCACTACATCGGCGCTAACCCATATTGGCCTCTCCCCTCAACGGATTCACCGTGGACTCGGAGCTGTCGGACTCGACAAAGCCGTCGAACGTCTGCTTCCAGAAGATGTACTCGTCGCAGCACAGAACCAGATTGTCGATCACGAGAACTCGACCGCCTATCAACTCCTGTTCAATAGCCTTGGCGTCCACCTGAACGTTGAGGGACGAGAACCAAATGGCAAAGTCACGACTGACGAGTACGACGACATCCGCCAGAAGCTGATTGACGAGCTCTCGAAGATTCGTGACCCCGACGGAAAGCTCGTGTTCGACGATGTACTCCCGAGAGAAGAGGTATACCAGGGAAAGTACCTCGAAGATGCACCGGACATCCTCCTCGTTCCTCGCGACTACCAGTATGACGTGAGCGGCTCTATCGTCGACACGTTCCGGCGTAATCCGCACAAAAACCACAAGCCAGAAGGGATACTGCTCTCGAATCGTGAGCTTGATGTCGATCCGGAAGACGGTGCTTCGATATACGATATTGCTCCCACCGTAGCCGCCGCGCTGGGGCTTCCGCTCGACGCGAAAACCGATGGGCAAGTCCTCGGTCCGTTCGAGGAACCGGATAAAGTAGTTGATTGGGACGAACTTGCAGGAGAATACCGGGAAATGAGTGGGGCAGACGACGGGCCGACTGATTCCGTCGAAGACCGCCTCGCCGATCTTGGATACATGGAGTAA
- a CDS encoding polysaccharide biosynthesis C-terminal domain-containing protein has translation MSSRTVSGIISVLGGKFGATFLTAAITPLLVRVLGGELYGQYAFLLSAFAVITVITRSGISAGIRKYIAEDRPGQDWDTHVFAFYTRLAVGIAVLVGVCLLLFGVYKPLNSLLSPAFEVYFALLAAMVVTDQLFYVTRYTLMGLHYERYSEPLSVLQTLLYGVLGLSLAYIGFDVVGVLAGTAISSFVCAVVATWLLRTRIDLMAVFRPLPRNFPRRNLLSFNAFNTVFILLTISLYNTDILLLQPLVGSQQTGFYKAALVVAEFLWLVPQAIQIVFIHSSSKLWSQQSYDEISAMASRATRYTLVFTTLLLIGLAALAEEFMQLYFGTEFDAAVTPLLLLLPGVLGFALARPIFAIGQGKGDLRVLIFATGTAAIINLVLNLSLIPRYGMAGAAIATSVGYGSMIIFHGAVARRIGYNPFGDLRLLSFTVTAGLSAVAIVGLATMIESTFVSLVVVPPVGFVIYATLALRTRVIDADEAISLLEQAPAPLSGWSITAVRHLT, from the coding sequence ATGAGTAGCCGAACCGTCTCTGGAATTATCTCTGTTCTGGGTGGCAAATTCGGCGCGACGTTTCTCACAGCGGCGATTACGCCGCTGTTGGTCCGCGTCCTCGGAGGCGAACTATACGGACAATATGCGTTCTTGCTTTCGGCGTTCGCAGTGATTACCGTCATTACACGTTCCGGTATCTCGGCTGGAATTCGCAAGTACATCGCCGAAGACCGCCCTGGCCAAGACTGGGATACGCACGTGTTCGCTTTCTATACCCGTTTGGCAGTTGGCATCGCGGTACTTGTTGGTGTTTGTTTACTGCTGTTCGGCGTGTACAAGCCGCTCAACAGCCTATTGAGTCCCGCATTCGAGGTCTACTTCGCCTTGCTTGCCGCTATGGTGGTGACGGATCAGTTGTTCTACGTCACTCGGTATACGCTGATGGGGTTGCATTATGAGCGATATTCAGAGCCTCTCTCGGTCCTACAAACTCTTCTGTATGGAGTTCTCGGCCTCTCGCTAGCTTACATCGGCTTCGATGTCGTGGGTGTCCTCGCTGGAACGGCGATCTCCTCATTTGTTTGCGCTGTCGTCGCGACGTGGCTGTTGCGAACTCGCATTGACTTGATGGCGGTATTCAGGCCGCTTCCTCGCAATTTCCCACGGCGTAATCTTTTGAGCTTCAACGCGTTCAACACGGTGTTCATCCTGTTGACAATATCGCTCTATAACACCGATATATTGCTCCTTCAGCCACTAGTGGGCAGTCAGCAGACGGGGTTCTATAAAGCCGCGCTCGTCGTCGCCGAATTTTTGTGGCTTGTCCCCCAGGCGATTCAGATCGTCTTCATCCATTCCTCCTCGAAACTGTGGTCTCAGCAGAGCTATGACGAAATATCCGCGATGGCGAGTCGAGCGACCCGGTACACGCTCGTCTTTACGACGCTATTGCTGATCGGACTTGCAGCACTCGCAGAGGAGTTCATGCAATTGTACTTCGGCACAGAGTTTGACGCGGCCGTCACGCCGCTGCTGTTGTTACTCCCTGGTGTCCTCGGATTCGCGCTCGCTCGCCCAATCTTCGCGATCGGGCAGGGCAAGGGCGACCTCCGGGTGCTCATCTTTGCAACTGGAACCGCCGCCATTATTAACCTCGTCTTGAACCTCTCGCTCATCCCACGCTACGGAATGGCTGGTGCGGCGATTGCGACGAGTGTCGGTTATGGCTCAATGATCATATTCCACGGGGCCGTCGCTCGCCGAATCGGATACAATCCCTTCGGCGACCTTCGGCTGCTTTCGTTCACAGTAACGGCTGGTCTGTCCGCCGTCGCAATCGTAGGTCTCGCGACCATGATTGAATCGACGTTTGTGTCGCTCGTGGTCGTTCCACCGGTCGGATTCGTAATCTACGCAACCCTCGCGTTACGAACCCGTGTTATCGATGCCGACGAGGCTATCTCACTTCTCGAGCAGGCGCCCGCGCCGCTTTCGGGTTGGTCGATTACGGCCGTTCGCCACCTCACATAA
- a CDS encoding UDP-N-acetylmuramate dehydrogenase, protein MECITKPLAEHTSLKIGGPAEIAIPESKSELVDLLTECYEESRPYRILGNGSNLLVADKGVDELVIKITDASTNLSFNGSHADVGASVMVPQFINACIQKNLGGYEYLYSVPGTIGGAIYMNAGRGPAHEMTIADYLVSVEVFAEGSVREISADKMSFEHRYSSFHDNSEWVILSATFDLPTQPSNEGREKARERMQKVRRRERSKPNAGSVFKSGARFPVHKIPPNGLSVGDARFVEQNRICNDGNATCRDVERLITRAKWFHRLVPPFEDPQIEWEIWK, encoded by the coding sequence ATGGAGTGCATAACTAAACCGCTGGCCGAGCACACGTCGCTCAAGATCGGCGGACCGGCCGAAATCGCGATCCCGGAGAGTAAATCTGAGTTAGTTGACCTCCTCACGGAGTGTTACGAGGAGAGTCGCCCGTACCGTATCTTGGGAAACGGGTCGAACCTGCTCGTCGCCGACAAAGGCGTCGACGAACTGGTAATCAAGATTACGGACGCAAGTACCAACCTGTCGTTCAACGGCAGCCATGCAGATGTCGGTGCCTCCGTGATGGTTCCACAATTTATCAACGCATGTATCCAGAAGAATCTGGGCGGTTACGAGTATCTATACTCAGTCCCCGGAACGATTGGTGGTGCGATTTATATGAACGCTGGGAGAGGTCCGGCTCACGAGATGACCATCGCCGACTATCTCGTCTCTGTTGAGGTGTTCGCCGAAGGTAGTGTCCGAGAGATTTCTGCCGACAAAATGAGCTTCGAACACAGGTACTCATCGTTTCACGATAACAGCGAGTGGGTCATTCTCTCCGCGACGTTCGATCTTCCAACCCAGCCATCTAACGAAGGTCGCGAGAAGGCCAGAGAACGGATGCAGAAGGTCCGGCGTCGCGAACGATCTAAGCCAAACGCCGGATCCGTATTCAAATCCGGCGCACGGTTTCCCGTTCACAAGATTCCACCGAATGGCCTGTCGGTCGGCGACGCCCGGTTCGTCGAACAAAACCGAATTTGTAACGACGGGAACGCGACGTGTCGTGACGTTGAGCGCTTGATCACTCGCGCGAAGTGGTTCCATCGACTCGTTCCACCGTTTGAGGACCCACAGATCGAATGGGAAATTTGGAAGTGA
- a CDS encoding glycosyltransferase yields MIFVGYFPGIDFTDPDQFGRRIHTKKFIENFPGEDYAESQFIVGRGFNNDDRAVQSLGFGTSLPAKIARDIYGLFLLFTIWLRSDEPVVVYTRDSPYLSKLIVSVLPQVNTIIEVNGLPQTEADQNLVRRLYAAIRTHSRARAELLIAVSDSIKKTLDIERLNTPIHVVENGVDTNLFEPTGSEQTEDNTLRICYVGGLQEWQGIERMIDVVNRINADVKFTLVGGSTDRQQEVLTLLRQRGMDDEVSVVGRVDHATVPEYINDADVCFGPFCSSRYASPIKVYEYLSCGKPVIVLNDEGLESLDEYPGVVRLPSSTSDDEVASHVERIAAEAADNTDGRVLIMENHSWGAVTSTIHAHIMDKCAL; encoded by the coding sequence ATGATATTTGTAGGATACTTTCCCGGTATTGATTTCACTGATCCGGATCAATTTGGGCGACGCATCCACACGAAGAAGTTCATTGAGAACTTTCCTGGTGAAGACTATGCAGAATCCCAATTCATTGTTGGAAGAGGATTCAACAACGACGACCGAGCAGTACAGAGTCTCGGATTTGGAACGTCCCTCCCCGCCAAGATCGCCCGAGATATCTATGGGCTGTTCTTACTATTCACAATTTGGCTGCGGAGCGATGAACCGGTGGTCGTGTACACCAGGGACTCGCCCTATCTATCAAAACTCATCGTGAGCGTTCTCCCCCAGGTTAACACAATCATCGAGGTGAATGGACTTCCCCAGACGGAAGCGGACCAGAACCTCGTGAGACGGCTGTACGCGGCCATCCGGACGCACAGCAGAGCGCGCGCAGAGTTGTTGATCGCCGTCTCGGACAGTATCAAAAAGACGCTAGACATAGAACGTCTAAACACACCCATCCACGTCGTCGAAAATGGAGTCGATACCAATCTGTTTGAACCGACAGGCTCTGAACAAACAGAAGATAACACACTACGAATCTGTTACGTAGGTGGACTCCAAGAGTGGCAGGGAATAGAGCGGATGATAGACGTTGTAAATCGGATCAACGCCGACGTGAAGTTCACCCTCGTGGGGGGCAGCACCGATAGACAGCAGGAAGTTCTGACACTCCTCAGGCAACGCGGAATGGACGATGAGGTGTCCGTCGTCGGGAGAGTCGACCATGCTACTGTTCCAGAGTACATTAACGACGCGGACGTCTGCTTCGGACCGTTCTGTAGCTCTCGATACGCGTCACCGATAAAAGTTTACGAGTACCTCTCCTGTGGGAAGCCCGTAATCGTCCTCAACGACGAGGGACTTGAATCTCTCGACGAGTATCCAGGTGTGGTTCGGCTTCCTTCGTCGACGTCCGACGACGAGGTCGCCAGCCACGTCGAACGTATCGCGGCGGAGGCTGCTGACAATACGGATGGACGGGTGTTAATCATGGAAAATCACTCATGGGGAGCTGTTACATCCACGATTCATGCGCACATTATGGATAAGTGTGCGTTATAA
- a CDS encoding glycosyltransferase family 4 protein: MIQDDWWPRTGGGPVHVKELSIALAETFGHEIDIFTRALRQGGKRYDSTERFAGGKVLLHRLGPCTEYWNPLGRITSLATPIPHLYSGAYDIIHGHTFLPAMPTRLGREVTDASTVFTVHGTAITSGVGRDTSALSNIKLRIERKFVLDFEYDHVISVNNEHVGLLSKHHSNVTCIPNGVDIDRFSQDRDRGNDILFLGRLAPKKRVSDLIRAFALIEDEFPTSDLVIVGTGPEKDSLVSLATELDVDDRVRFEGRVSDEAVTEHYATAGLFVLPSVWEGHPLTLLEAWAAGTPVIASSVEGIEEFVDHEETGLLVPSKDPERLADALRYALENPAEALEWGRNARELAEREYSWKGVAERTHDLYQKIA; the protein is encoded by the coding sequence ATGATCCAAGACGACTGGTGGCCGCGAACAGGCGGTGGACCAGTTCACGTCAAAGAACTCTCCATAGCTCTTGCCGAAACCTTCGGACACGAGATAGACATCTTCACCCGCGCGCTACGTCAGGGCGGGAAACGATACGACTCGACTGAACGATTCGCAGGAGGCAAAGTATTACTCCATCGACTCGGACCGTGTACGGAATACTGGAACCCTCTCGGTCGTATTACCTCGCTCGCAACGCCGATTCCACACCTCTACAGCGGAGCGTACGACATAATCCACGGCCACACGTTTCTCCCTGCGATGCCAACACGTCTAGGGCGAGAGGTAACCGATGCCTCGACCGTCTTTACCGTTCACGGGACGGCCATCACGTCCGGAGTCGGTCGAGATACGTCTGCGCTCTCGAATATCAAGCTCCGTATCGAGCGGAAGTTCGTCCTCGACTTTGAGTACGATCACGTCATTTCCGTCAACAACGAACACGTGGGACTCCTCTCGAAACACCACTCCAACGTCACGTGTATTCCGAATGGAGTCGACATAGACCGATTCTCACAAGACCGAGATCGGGGTAATGACATCCTCTTTCTCGGACGTCTCGCACCAAAGAAGCGCGTCTCGGACCTTATTCGAGCGTTTGCTCTCATCGAGGACGAGTTTCCTACGTCGGACCTCGTAATCGTCGGAACTGGTCCAGAGAAAGATTCTCTCGTCAGCCTCGCGACAGAATTGGACGTTGATGATCGCGTACGGTTCGAAGGACGCGTTTCTGACGAAGCCGTCACAGAACACTACGCCACAGCAGGTCTCTTCGTATTGCCGTCAGTCTGGGAAGGTCATCCGTTGACATTACTCGAAGCGTGGGCCGCCGGAACGCCGGTAATCGCATCGTCGGTCGAAGGTATCGAGGAATTTGTCGACCACGAGGAGACGGGGCTTCTGGTGCCCTCGAAGGACCCTGAACGGCTGGCTGACGCCCTCCGGTACGCGTTAGAAAACCCGGCCGAAGCGCTGGAGTGGGGGAGGAACGCTAGGGAATTAGCCGAACGGGAGTACTCTTGGAAAGGAGTGGCAGAGCGCACGCACGACCTGTATCAGAAGATCGCCTGA